Proteins from a single region of Crassaminicella profunda:
- a CDS encoding Na+/H+ antiporter family protein yields the protein MLTNPVLFSVIIMSILCLLKLNVIISLIIAAIAGGLLAGMPIDKIMETLIGGMGGNAETALSYILLGALAAAIHKTGLATILSRKIANTIKGKGTVLLVLIAIISCFSQNLIPVHIAFIPILIPPLLSVMNRLQIDRRGAACALTFGLKAPYVALPLGFGLIFHGIIADEMTANGMQMAKNAVWKGMWMPGLGMVVGLLVAIFISYRKPRSYKIVDHIEDKKDVIENTISFSSKHCVALLGALAALVIQITIGSLPLGAIVGLMIMIIFRAIKWSDIDELMSSGIGMMGFIAFVMLVASGYANVIRETGGVEDLVNAAAYMMAGSKLIAAIVMILLGLIITMGIGTSFGTIPIIAVIYVPLCLKVGFSPLATTVMIGTAAALGDAGSPASDSTLGPTSGLNVDGQHDHIWDTCVPTFLHYNIPLVIFGVMGAMIF from the coding sequence ATGTTAACGAATCCAGTATTATTTTCAGTAATCATTATGAGTATTCTTTGTTTATTAAAGTTAAATGTAATTATTTCATTAATTATTGCAGCAATAGCAGGTGGCCTTTTAGCAGGTATGCCTATTGATAAAATCATGGAAACACTTATTGGTGGTATGGGCGGAAATGCAGAAACAGCCCTTAGTTATATTTTATTAGGTGCATTAGCAGCGGCTATACACAAAACGGGTCTTGCTACTATTTTATCTAGAAAGATTGCAAATACCATTAAAGGAAAAGGAACTGTTTTACTAGTGCTTATTGCTATTATTTCTTGCTTTTCTCAAAACTTGATACCTGTACACATTGCATTTATTCCTATTTTAATTCCCCCACTATTAAGTGTGATGAATAGATTGCAAATTGATAGAAGAGGAGCAGCATGTGCTTTAACCTTTGGACTTAAGGCTCCTTATGTGGCATTACCTCTAGGGTTTGGATTGATTTTTCATGGAATCATTGCAGACGAAATGACTGCAAATGGTATGCAAATGGCAAAAAATGCTGTATGGAAGGGCATGTGGATGCCTGGACTTGGAATGGTTGTAGGATTATTAGTTGCTATCTTCATTTCCTATAGAAAACCTAGAAGTTATAAAATAGTAGATCATATAGAAGATAAAAAAGATGTAATAGAAAATACGATAAGCTTTTCAAGTAAACATTGTGTAGCGTTACTTGGAGCATTAGCAGCATTAGTTATTCAAATCACTATAGGTTCTTTACCTCTTGGTGCTATTGTAGGGTTAATGATTATGATTATTTTTAGAGCGATTAAATGGAGTGATATAGATGAACTCATGAGTAGTGGTATTGGCATGATGGGATTCATTGCATTTGTTATGTTAGTAGCATCAGGATATGCAAATGTTATCAGAGAAACAGGTGGTGTAGAAGATTTAGTAAATGCTGCAGCCTATATGATGGCAGGGAGTAAGTTGATTGCTGCTATTGTGATGATTCTTCTAGGACTGATCATTACAATGGGTATTGGAACATCCTTTGGAACCATTCCTATTATTGCAGTAATTTATGTACCCCTTTGTTTAAAGGTAGGGTTTAGTCCACTGGCTACTACCGTGATGATTGGTACAGCAGCAGCCCTTGGCGATGCAGGCTCCCCTGCTTCTGATTCTACATTAGGACCAACATCAGGGCTGAATGTAGATGGACAACATGATCATATTTGGGATACTTGTGTGCCAACGTTTCTACACTATAATATTCCCTTGGTAATTTTTGGCGTGATGGGTGCCATGATTTTTTAG
- the hutH gene encoding histidine ammonia-lyase yields MNSVLINGNDLTLQDVVNVARKNFSVVLTDEALEKVKKSRAFVDKLVEEESVVYGITTGFGKFSDVVISKDEAKDLQRNLIVSHACGVGKHFPEDIVRAVMLLRANALAKGFSGIQPKTLNTLIEMINKEVHPAIPEKGSLGASGDLAPLAHMVLVLIGEGEAYYKGTLMSGKEAMEKAGIEPVVLTSKEGLALINGTQVLTAVGALTSYDAKKLCKLADISASLTMEALNGITDPYTARVQEVRPHPGQITAGKNFLRILEGSERTTRQGEIRVQDAYTLRCLPQIHGASKDAVKYVLDKVAIEINAATDNPLIFADEEKAISGGNFHGQPMALAFDFLGIAIAELANVSERRIERLVNPQLSGLPAFLTEHGGLHSGFMIAQYAAAALVSENKVLAHPASVDSIPSSANQEDHVSMGTIAARKARDIYYNASRVIAIELLAAAQAIDFETANKKLGKGTKVVYDKIRQVIKTLHEDRVMYLDINKSAALIDDESILKAVEEVIGELE; encoded by the coding sequence ATGAATAGCGTATTAATTAATGGGAATGATTTGACTTTGCAAGATGTAGTGAATGTTGCAAGAAAAAATTTTTCTGTAGTATTAACGGATGAAGCACTTGAAAAAGTGAAAAAATCAAGAGCTTTTGTAGATAAGTTGGTAGAAGAAGAAAGTGTGGTATATGGTATTACTACAGGTTTTGGAAAATTTAGTGATGTGGTTATATCAAAGGACGAAGCAAAAGATCTTCAAAGAAATTTAATAGTTAGTCATGCTTGTGGTGTTGGAAAACATTTTCCAGAGGATATTGTTAGAGCTGTCATGTTACTTCGGGCTAATGCTTTAGCAAAAGGATTTTCAGGAATTCAGCCAAAAACATTAAATACATTAATTGAGATGATCAATAAAGAGGTTCATCCAGCTATTCCAGAGAAGGGATCATTAGGAGCTAGTGGAGATTTAGCACCCCTTGCCCATATGGTACTTGTCCTTATTGGAGAAGGAGAAGCTTACTATAAGGGAACATTAATGTCAGGAAAAGAGGCTATGGAAAAAGCAGGAATCGAACCGGTAGTATTGACTTCTAAAGAAGGGTTAGCTCTTATTAATGGTACACAAGTACTAACAGCTGTAGGGGCATTGACTAGTTATGATGCAAAGAAACTTTGCAAGTTAGCAGATATTTCAGCTTCTTTGACAATGGAGGCTTTAAATGGGATTACAGATCCTTATACTGCAAGGGTACAAGAGGTAAGACCTCATCCAGGGCAAATTACTGCTGGAAAGAATTTTTTAAGAATCCTTGAAGGTAGTGAAAGAACAACTAGACAAGGTGAAATAAGAGTACAGGATGCATATACTTTAAGATGTTTACCACAGATTCATGGAGCAAGTAAGGATGCTGTAAAATATGTACTAGATAAGGTTGCTATTGAAATCAATGCGGCAACTGATAATCCATTGATCTTTGCTGATGAAGAAAAAGCAATTTCGGGAGGAAACTTCCATGGTCAGCCAATGGCATTGGCTTTTGACTTTTTAGGAATAGCAATAGCTGAGCTTGCAAATGTTAGTGAAAGAAGGATTGAAAGACTTGTAAATCCACAGCTTAGTGGTTTACCAGCATTTTTAACTGAACATGGAGGACTTCATTCAGGATTTATGATTGCCCAATATGCAGCAGCAGCCCTTGTATCTGAAAATAAAGTGCTAGCTCATCCTGCTAGTGTAGATTCTATTCCATCTTCAGCAAATCAAGAGGATCATGTAAGTATGGGAACTATTGCAGCAAGAAAAGCTAGAGATATATACTATAATGCAAGCCGTGTTATTGCTATCGAATTACTTGCTGCAGCACAAGCAATAGATTTTGAAACAGCTAATAAAAAATTAGGAAAAGGAACAAAAGTTGTATATGATAAGATTCGTCAGGTGATTAAGACGCTACACGAAGATCGTGTTATGTATTTGGATATCAACAAATCTGCAGCATTGATTGATGATGAGAGTATTTTAAAAGCAGTAGAGGAAGTTATTGGAGAATTAGAATAA
- a CDS encoding copper amine oxidase N-terminal domain-containing protein, whose protein sequence is MNNQFKKVVSMTIIAAFIFTSPFGIVAKAEKSSKRGSKSETVKNTSIKDHVKEKIKSQKEREENTKGKIEGIKKNLNKEDVEKRSEQAKKLKKFQNLLNEIKKSRKDIKVMKEEMKKIRNEIKQLIKKSYSEEELNQLRQRAKEIMAQNHDVKVIPIENILKKKGQFKFDTPPVIKEGRTLIPVRAITEGLGANVTWNGEERKVTVSKGDTEIVFQLEDGKVFINGEETAIDVPAQIMNNRTIVPLRFISEQLGLKVDYDQDTETIEIDEEITEDDEASQENEEVVDEENQSEESEQVIVDENNEETTDIVVTEENETAQENEVVEEENQSEGSEEVVVDENTEEETDIVATEENETSQEGEETSDGQGETETSVDTEESVEGAN, encoded by the coding sequence ATGAATAATCAATTTAAGAAAGTTGTTTCAATGACCATCATAGCAGCATTTATTTTTACAAGTCCCTTTGGGATTGTTGCCAAGGCTGAAAAATCTAGTAAAAGGGGAAGCAAATCTGAAACGGTAAAAAATACGAGTATCAAAGATCATGTTAAAGAAAAAATCAAAAGCCAAAAAGAAAGAGAAGAAAATACTAAAGGAAAAATAGAGGGAATAAAAAAGAATCTTAATAAAGAGGATGTAGAAAAAAGATCAGAGCAAGCAAAAAAACTTAAAAAATTCCAGAATTTATTAAATGAAATTAAGAAATCACGTAAAGATATAAAAGTAATGAAAGAAGAAATGAAAAAAATAAGGAATGAAATAAAGCAATTAATTAAGAAGAGTTATTCAGAAGAAGAATTAAATCAATTAAGACAAAGAGCAAAAGAAATTATGGCACAAAACCATGATGTAAAGGTTATTCCAATAGAAAATATTTTAAAGAAGAAAGGTCAGTTTAAGTTTGATACACCGCCTGTGATCAAAGAAGGTAGAACATTAATTCCAGTAAGAGCTATTACAGAAGGATTAGGTGCAAATGTTACATGGAATGGGGAAGAAAGAAAAGTAACAGTGAGTAAGGGGGATACAGAAATTGTTTTCCAATTAGAAGATGGAAAAGTTTTTATTAATGGAGAAGAAACAGCCATTGATGTTCCAGCTCAAATCATGAATAATAGAACCATCGTACCTTTAAGATTTATTTCGGAGCAGTTAGGATTGAAAGTTGATTATGACCAAGATACTGAAACTATAGAAATTGATGAAGAAATAACAGAAGATGATGAAGCTTCACAAGAGAATGAAGAAGTGGTGGATGAAGAGAATCAAAGTGAAGAATCTGAACAAGTAATAGTAGACGAAAATAATGAAGAAACAACAGATATTGTAGTAACAGAAGAAAATGAAACTGCACAAGAGAACGAAGTAGTAGAGGAAGAGAATCAAAGTGAAGGGTCTGAAGAAGTAGTAGTAGATGAAAATACTGAAGAAGAAACAGATATAGTAGCAACAGAAGAAAATGAAACTTCTCAAGAAGGTGAAGAAACCTCAGATGGACAAGGTGAAACGGAAACATCTGTTGATACAGAAGAAAGTGTTGAAGGAGCAAATTAA
- a CDS encoding anti-sigma factor domain-containing protein, which produces MVYRGCVLKIEEGFAIVLTNHAKYLKIIKKDGLVVGKEIVFVKEDIYKDKRFTVKKIGLIAAVFMIMVLSMTGIEKLNILETISYAAAVVSVDINPSIEFKINKEKKVLHVEALNTDGKELIDREFKDMPIEEAVRIVIDHAKKKQYITKDKNAVLISTVAINDDFKEKTVELKKEIEEKIQEDQNLEDINLIYVQGNGKDLMEAKKQKMSIGKYEVYKQSKEKEQNITLDQIKSMKVQEMVDKEIGELKDKKVKNKVEEKVEKGISKENNNNLEKNHKATPKPKNNKTKNISLDKIKKQQKAKKEEKKEDIQQDRENKNEEIREHKPIKKEVTKIKKEGSIEHIENKKEEKKQKIKLNQENKKEKLENRKELKKEKIEKIKDAKEEKEKIATRKAQDEENKKESIERSKENKKQEKNKEKDEKALKNKNHKKNKKK; this is translated from the coding sequence GTGGTTTATAGAGGTTGTGTGTTAAAGATAGAAGAAGGTTTTGCAATTGTTTTAACAAATCATGCAAAGTACCTTAAAATTATAAAAAAAGATGGTTTAGTGGTTGGAAAAGAAATTGTTTTTGTAAAGGAAGATATTTATAAGGACAAAAGGTTTACTGTTAAAAAAATAGGTTTAATTGCTGCTGTTTTTATGATAATGGTTTTATCAATGACAGGGATAGAAAAACTCAATATATTGGAAACTATCAGCTATGCTGCTGCAGTCGTTAGTGTAGATATTAACCCTAGTATTGAATTTAAGATCAATAAAGAAAAGAAAGTACTACATGTAGAAGCCCTTAATACGGATGGTAAAGAATTAATTGATAGAGAGTTTAAAGATATGCCTATTGAAGAAGCTGTACGAATTGTCATTGATCATGCAAAGAAAAAACAATATATTACCAAAGATAAAAATGCAGTGTTAATATCTACAGTAGCGATAAATGATGATTTTAAAGAAAAAACAGTGGAGCTTAAAAAGGAGATTGAAGAAAAAATTCAAGAAGATCAAAACCTAGAAGATATAAATCTTATTTATGTACAAGGAAACGGAAAAGATTTAATGGAAGCAAAAAAGCAAAAGATGTCTATAGGAAAATATGAGGTTTATAAACAATCAAAGGAAAAAGAACAAAATATTACATTGGATCAGATTAAAAGTATGAAGGTACAAGAAATGGTGGACAAAGAAATTGGAGAATTGAAAGACAAGAAGGTAAAGAATAAAGTAGAAGAGAAGGTTGAGAAGGGAATATCAAAAGAGAATAATAATAATCTAGAGAAAAATCATAAAGCTACACCTAAACCAAAGAATAATAAGACAAAAAATATAAGCTTAGATAAAATAAAAAAACAGCAGAAAGCTAAAAAAGAAGAAAAGAAGGAAGACATACAACAAGACCGAGAAAATAAAAATGAAGAGATTAGGGAACATAAACCAATAAAGAAAGAAGTAACGAAAATAAAAAAAGAAGGTAGCATAGAGCATATAGAAAATAAGAAAGAAGAGAAGAAACAAAAAATAAAATTGAATCAGGAAAATAAAAAAGAAAAACTAGAGAATAGAAAAGAGCTTAAGAAAGAGAAAATAGAAAAAATAAAAGATGCAAAGGAAGAAAAGGAGAAAATAGCAACAAGAAAAGCACAGGATGAAGAGAATAAGAAGGAATCAATAGAAAGGTCTAAAGAGAATAAGAAACAAGAAAAAAATAAGGAAAAGGATGAGAAAGCACTTAAAAATAAGAACCACAAAAAGAATAAGAAGAAGTAA
- the sigI gene encoding RNA polymerase sigma-I factor, whose product MARLLNFFTRDSLTKRLEKVKQGDTEEREKIIKEYIPFIIKTVSDKLNRYIEAENSEELSIGIEAFNEAIDRYEPKRGNFIGFAELVIKNRIIDELRKSSKHKKTILISQFEEDDNEKLQKHFSVEDFTEKITLKEEIKEFEEKLKIFQITFSELVQEAPKHMDTRINGIRIAQYIVDHKALKEELFRKKMLPSKKLIDGLGVSAKILKRSRKFIIATVIILEGDFEKLRNYIGSSKGGVAGGL is encoded by the coding sequence TTGGCGCGCCTATTGAATTTTTTTACAAGAGACTCTTTAACCAAAAGACTTGAAAAAGTTAAACAAGGAGATACAGAAGAAAGAGAAAAAATTATTAAAGAATACATACCTTTTATCATAAAGACCGTATCAGATAAATTGAATAGATATATTGAAGCTGAAAATAGCGAGGAATTAAGTATAGGAATAGAAGCTTTTAATGAAGCTATTGATAGATATGAACCCAAAAGAGGAAATTTCATAGGATTTGCAGAGCTTGTTATAAAAAATAGAATAATAGATGAGCTTAGAAAAAGTAGTAAACATAAAAAAACGATTCTCATAAGCCAATTTGAAGAAGATGACAATGAAAAACTGCAAAAACATTTTTCGGTGGAGGATTTTACGGAAAAAATCACATTGAAAGAAGAAATAAAAGAATTTGAGGAGAAGTTAAAGATTTTTCAGATTACCTTTTCTGAATTGGTTCAAGAAGCGCCTAAGCACATGGACACACGAATCAATGGCATACGTATTGCACAATACATTGTGGATCATAAAGCCTTGAAAGAAGAACTGTTTAGGAAGAAAATGCTACCGAGTAAAAAACTTATTGATGGGTTAGGAGTTAGTGCAAAAATACTAAAAAGGAGCAGAAAATTTATTATTGCCACGGTAATCATATTAGAGGGTGATTTTGAAAAGTTAAGGAATTATATAGGAAGTTCCAAAGGAGGTGTTGCGGGTGGTTTATAG
- a CDS encoding DUF554 domain-containing protein: MLGTIVNALAIIGGSLVGLFFRGGIPEKYNETIIKANGLSVLLIGVMGAIKTQNVLLVIFSMVIGSILGEFLRIEDNLDRLGAYIGNKMGDQEGGIAKGFVTASLLFCVGSMAIVGSLQSGLSNNHQTLFAKSVLDGITSVVFASTLGVGVIFSSIAVFIYQGIITLAASSMKVFLTESVIGEMSSVGGLLIMALGFNMLEFKRIKVGNMLPAMFIPLIYYIGKLIYFKFV; encoded by the coding sequence GTGCTAGGGACTATAGTTAATGCATTAGCAATTATTGGTGGAAGCTTGGTAGGATTGTTCTTTAGAGGAGGAATACCGGAAAAATATAATGAGACGATTATAAAAGCTAATGGTTTAAGTGTTCTTCTAATAGGGGTTATGGGTGCTATTAAGACGCAAAATGTACTTCTTGTCATATTTAGTATGGTCATTGGAAGTATTTTAGGAGAATTTTTAAGAATAGAAGATAACTTAGATCGATTAGGTGCTTATATAGGAAATAAGATGGGAGATCAAGAAGGTGGTATTGCTAAGGGATTTGTCACAGCTAGTCTTTTGTTTTGTGTGGGCTCTATGGCCATTGTTGGATCATTACAGAGTGGATTATCTAATAATCACCAAACCCTTTTTGCAAAATCTGTTCTTGATGGGATTACTTCTGTTGTATTTGCTTCTACATTAGGGGTGGGTGTTATTTTTTCTTCTATAGCTGTTTTTATTTATCAAGGAATAATTACCTTAGCAGCATCTTCTATGAAGGTTTTTCTCACAGAATCTGTTATTGGGGAGATGTCATCAGTTGGGGGACTTTTAATTATGGCATTAGGCTTTAATATGTTAGAGTTTAAGAGAATAAAAGTAGGGAATATGCTACCAGCCATGTTTATACCACTCATCTACTATATAGGAAAATTAATATATTTCAAATTTGTATAG
- a CDS encoding DNA-3-methyladenine glycosylase family protein produces the protein MEYKVIEENGKVMVEGIKDFEPSHIFECGQCFRWNREEDGSFTGVAKGRVINVLKDENNIIFHNTNKEEFLNIWVDYFDLKRDYGKIKESLAKKDSVMKEATHYGTGIRILNQDEWEILLSFIISSNRSIPLIKKSIESLCKRYGCFLGKYKGKKYYDFPKLEALQNKSVEEIKESYTGYRAKYIVDTVELIRQKKVEIYNLKNLSTEKSKKELLRCSGVGPKVADCILLFSMGKFDVFPIDVWVRRIMEYFYFSEGTTLKKIQIFAKEHFEDMAGFAQQYLFYYARELGIGK, from the coding sequence TTGGAATATAAGGTAATTGAGGAAAATGGAAAAGTTATGGTAGAAGGAATAAAAGATTTTGAGCCTTCTCATATTTTTGAATGTGGACAGTGTTTTCGATGGAATAGAGAAGAGGATGGTAGCTTTACAGGAGTAGCCAAAGGAAGAGTCATCAACGTTTTAAAGGATGAAAATAACATCATCTTTCATAATACCAATAAAGAAGAGTTTTTGAATATATGGGTAGACTATTTTGATTTAAAAAGAGATTATGGAAAGATTAAGGAAAGCTTAGCAAAAAAAGATTCTGTGATGAAAGAAGCCACTCACTATGGTACAGGAATAAGGATTCTCAATCAAGATGAATGGGAAATATTACTTTCTTTTATCATTTCTTCAAATCGCAGTATCCCACTGATTAAAAAATCTATTGAAAGTTTATGTAAAAGATATGGTTGCTTTTTAGGAAAATATAAAGGAAAAAAATATTATGATTTTCCTAAACTAGAAGCTTTGCAAAATAAATCAGTTGAGGAAATCAAAGAAAGTTATACAGGATATCGAGCAAAATATATTGTAGATACAGTAGAGCTGATAAGACAAAAAAAGGTTGAAATATACAATTTGAAAAATCTCTCAACGGAGAAATCAAAAAAGGAATTATTAAGATGTAGTGGTGTAGGTCCTAAAGTTGCAGATTGTATATTACTTTTTTCTATGGGAAAATTTGATGTTTTCCCGATAGATGTATGGGTAAGAAGAATTATGGAGTATTTTTATTTTTCAGAAGGAACCACACTAAAGAAAATACAAATATTTGCAAAAGAACATTTTGAAGATATGGCAGGTTTTGCACAGCAGTATCTTTTCTATTATGCAAGAGAATTAGGAATTGGAAAATAA
- a CDS encoding MATE family efflux transporter — translation MEQSIKNNRLGTEPIVPLLFKLAIPSILSMFIQALYNVVDSIFVAKLSEDALAALSLAFPIQMILIAIGVGTGIGTSSLISRLLGAGNEKRASIAAEHVLVIAVFYGLLVGLLGIFFSKYFISWFTSDPILIDYGSRYIKIILMGSLFVFISILCNNILRGEGNTFIPMITMLIGSILNIILDPLMIFGYGFFPKLGIEGAAIATVLSRVISGSFILFMLFKGNHQIRLNLKDFSFDPSIIKGIYQVGFPSMTMQFLSSFMIGGLNAILGSYGGTAIAALGIYFKLQTFVFMPVFGLNQGYMPIMGYNYGHNNPDRMKKTMKVSFIIAFIFTTLGFFMLQLFPRELIKMFHGSPKLLEIGTDTLKTISISFPIVGPAIIGSTTFQAIGKGLPSLILSFLRQIILLLPLSLLLVKIDGLNLIWYAFPISECIAFILMVFWLKKTLKDVFSTMKENM, via the coding sequence TTGGAGCAGTCTATAAAAAACAATCGTCTTGGCACAGAACCTATTGTCCCTTTATTATTTAAATTAGCCATACCTTCCATATTATCTATGTTCATTCAAGCTCTTTATAATGTAGTAGATAGTATATTTGTAGCAAAGTTAAGTGAAGATGCTCTTGCAGCTCTATCCCTTGCATTCCCTATTCAAATGATCTTAATTGCTATCGGAGTAGGGACAGGAATAGGAACTAGTTCTTTAATCTCTAGACTCCTTGGAGCAGGAAATGAAAAAAGAGCTTCCATTGCAGCAGAGCACGTATTGGTCATTGCTGTATTTTATGGATTATTGGTAGGCCTTTTAGGAATATTCTTTTCAAAATACTTCATCAGTTGGTTTACAAGTGATCCTATCCTTATAGATTATGGATCTAGATACATAAAAATCATTTTAATGGGCTCCCTTTTTGTTTTTATATCTATACTTTGCAATAATATTTTAAGAGGAGAAGGAAATACATTCATTCCTATGATTACCATGTTGATCGGTTCTATTTTAAATATTATTTTAGACCCCCTTATGATTTTTGGGTACGGCTTCTTCCCAAAGCTTGGTATAGAAGGAGCAGCAATTGCTACAGTTTTGTCAAGGGTTATTAGTGGTTCATTTATTTTATTCATGTTATTTAAAGGCAATCATCAAATTCGGTTGAACTTAAAAGATTTCTCTTTTGACCCCTCTATCATAAAAGGAATCTATCAAGTAGGATTTCCTTCTATGACAATGCAGTTTTTATCCTCTTTTATGATTGGAGGATTAAATGCTATTTTAGGAAGCTATGGAGGTACCGCCATTGCTGCATTAGGTATTTATTTTAAACTACAAACCTTTGTATTTATGCCCGTTTTTGGATTAAACCAAGGATATATGCCTATTATGGGATATAATTATGGACACAATAATCCTGACCGAATGAAAAAAACAATGAAGGTATCTTTCATCATTGCATTTATTTTCACTACTCTAGGATTTTTTATGCTTCAATTATTTCCTAGGGAATTAATCAAAATGTTTCATGGCAGTCCAAAGCTTTTAGAAATCGGAACAGACACCCTTAAAACAATCAGTATTTCTTTTCCTATTGTAGGACCTGCAATCATTGGTTCTACTACATTTCAAGCTATAGGAAAGGGCCTACCTAGCTTAATATTATCCTTCTTAAGACAAATTATTTTACTTTTACCCTTATCCCTTCTTTTAGTAAAAATAGATGGGCTCAATCTTATATGGTATGCATTTCCTATCTCTGAATGCATCGCTTTCATATTGATGGTATTTTGGCTTAAGAAAACTTTAAAGGACGTGTTTTCTACAATGAAAGAAAATATGTAA
- the cobT gene encoding nicotinate-nucleotide--dimethylbenzimidazole phosphoribosyltransferase has translation MQLLNETLKKISTLDQDSMQKARLHIDSLFKPLGSLGRLEELAIQLAGITKNPFPSVNDKSIIVMSADHGVYEEGVAPDPQIITALQTPNFTKGLTGVCALAKQARADVVVVDIGIAKDLKEPKVINRKIRYGTSNMAKGPAMTREEAIKSLEIGIDMVNNQIKNGKNLIGTGEMGIANTTPSTAIFSVIGNLDPEEIVGVGAGLPTEKLKHKAAVIRKAIQVNQPNPKDGIDILSKVGGFEIGGMAGTMLGAAAKRTPVVVDGFISTAAALLAITIEPKVKDFLIPSHHTAERGGKVAMELLGLEPLFDIGLRLGEGTGAALAFNFIEAATFMVKEMGVR, from the coding sequence ATGCAATTACTCAATGAAACACTCAAAAAAATAAGTACTCTTGATCAAGATTCTATGCAAAAAGCAAGGCTCCATATAGATAGTTTATTTAAACCATTAGGAAGTTTAGGAAGGCTAGAAGAGTTAGCTATTCAACTAGCTGGTATTACAAAAAATCCTTTTCCATCTGTAAATGATAAATCAATCATTGTTATGTCAGCCGATCATGGTGTCTATGAAGAAGGGGTGGCACCAGACCCTCAAATCATAACAGCTTTGCAAACTCCTAATTTTACAAAAGGATTAACAGGAGTATGTGCTCTAGCAAAGCAAGCCCGTGCTGATGTAGTTGTTGTAGATATAGGCATAGCAAAAGATCTTAAAGAACCGAAGGTAATCAATAGAAAGATTCGATACGGTACAAGTAATATGGCAAAGGGTCCTGCCATGACAAGAGAAGAAGCAATAAAAAGTTTAGAAATCGGTATAGACATGGTAAATAATCAAATTAAAAATGGTAAAAATTTAATCGGAACAGGTGAAATGGGCATAGCCAATACCACTCCTAGTACTGCCATCTTTTCAGTAATAGGAAATCTTGACCCTGAAGAAATTGTAGGAGTAGGTGCAGGACTTCCTACAGAAAAATTAAAACACAAAGCAGCTGTTATCAGAAAAGCAATTCAAGTAAATCAACCGAATCCTAAAGATGGCATCGATATCCTATCCAAGGTAGGAGGCTTTGAAATAGGAGGAATGGCAGGAACTATGCTAGGAGCAGCAGCTAAAAGGACTCCAGTAGTGGTTGATGGATTTATCTCTACAGCAGCAGCCCTACTTGCTATCACCATCGAACCAAAGGTAAAAGATTTTCTTATCCCCTCTCATCATACTGCTGAAAGAGGAGGAAAAGTGGCTATGGAGCTTCTTGGACTTGAGCCTTTGTTTGATATAGGACTCAGACTTGGTGAAGGTACAGGAGCTGCCCTTGCCTTTAACTTTATTGAAGCTGCTACCTTTATGGTGAAAGAGATGGGTGTACGATAA